CCCGCAAATGGTCTCATAACTAATTCTTCCAGTATTTCGGTATGGGGAACGGCATCGGTTGCTTCTGGTTCTCTCTCTATCACCACTGTCCAGATTAGTCTGGACGGCAACACGTGGCTTACTGCAACCGGTACAACGATGTGGAGTAATCTTGTGGGATGTAACGAAGGTACCAATACCATTCGGGTACGAGCGATTTCCAGCACAAGCAAAACCAACCAGACTCAGATCTTCATCATAGTTGATACCCAGCGTCCTCTAGCATGGTTCTCTTTCCCAACGAATAGTGGCACTGTATCCAACACGACCGTTGTTGCCACAGGAGGAGCAAGCGACAATGGGGGAACAGGAGTGGCAGGAACGTATGTGAAGATTGATAGTGAAAACTTTTTCCTTGTAGGCACATCATCCTTTAGTCACACCTTTTCCAATCTAAACGAAGGAAATCATAGCCTCTCTGTGTATTCTAAGGATATCGCAGGCAATATCTCCCTCACCAACAGTATTGCCTTCTCTGTCGCTCTTTCTCAGACTGATACGAATACAAACGGCTATAGAGAGTACACCAATATTCACTACAACGGTGATGGGTACGATATCTTGCTTCAAGGTTTTCACTGGGCCTCGACAAACGGCAATTGGTGGAACGAAATAGCCAATAAAGCAGAGGAAATAAGAACTGCCGGATTTACCATGGTCTGGCTCCCCCCATTGTCCGACTGTGGAGACAATAATGGCTATCTCCCCAGAGAGTGGTATAACCTGTCTTCCAAATATGGCAATGGAACACAACTCTCCAATGCCATCACAAGCCTGAAAAATGCTGAACTCAAGATAATCGCAGATATTGTGATTAATCACCGTGTTGGTACCTACAACTGGGCAGATTTTAGTAACCCTGCTTTTCCAGACAACAAAGCTGCTGTATGCTCTGACGATGAATGGGGACAGGGAACTGGGGCTTCCGACACAGGAGAAGGATACAACGCTGGACGAGACCTCGATCACAGTAATCCTAATGTCCGTGCTACCATTATCACCTGGATGAAATGGCTCCGTCAGATTGGTTTCGACGGTTGGAGGTACGACTACGTCAAAGGTTATAATCCCTATTACAACAGTAACTACAACGAAGCCACAAAAGCCTACTTCTCCGTAGGAGAACTCTGGCCAGATATCACAGGGGATTATTATGCTTCAGGTGCAAATATCAATTATCACCGTCAGGCCCTGATGAACTGGATCGATGCTTCGGGTGGACGCTCAACCGTGTTTGACTTCACCACCAAGTGGCAACTCATGCTCGCTGTCGAGCGCACGGAGTACTGGAGACTAAAGGATCCCGACGGTAAACCTATCGGCGCTATAGGATGGTGGCCTGCGATGAGTGTCACCTTCATTGACAATCATGATACAGGATACTCGCCCGGCGGAGGACAACATCACTGGCCATTTCCTCAGGATAAACGAGAGATCGGATATGCCTACATTCTTACCCATCCAGGCATACCTTCTGTGTACTGGTATGACTTTTTTGACGGTGGAAGTTATCTAAAAACTGTGATCACCAATCTCATCGCTATCCGAAAAAATCAAGGTATCCACGCCACAAGTCCTATAACTATACTCAAGGCAGAAGCAACAGAATATGTTGCCCTCATTAACAGTAACACCATTGTCAAACTCGGGCCAGGGATGAGTTTCAATACGAATTGGACACTGGCTGCTTCGGGAACTGACTGGGCTGTGTGGACTCAATAAGCTCTTTATCTCTCTTTCTCCATCCCCCCGGTTTTTTCGGGGGGATTTTTTCTTAAAAATTGAAAAAACGGTAGTATAAAGCGATACGGTAAACCTTCCGGAAAGATCTCTTTTTATGTGAGTTTTTTCCCCTACTCTTTTCATGGTGTGGAAATAAATAAAAACCCTCTAGTAAAACCTCTGAGGTAAGGGCAATAAGAGATTCTCCTATCAAAAAAGCATAGAAAAACTTTTTTTCTCATAAAGTTCGAAAATTATAAAAAACTCTTATCCTCTCTTGAATAATTTATATTTTTGTGGATTTCCGTCGATACATACAAGGGTGGGCTGATGGAACGCCCGTCACATGACGGGAGGAAAGTCTGGGCATCAAAAAGCCACGGACCGGCGAATAGCCGGATGCCGCAAGGCAATGGACGCGCCACAGAAACCAGACCGCCACACAAGGCAAGGGTGAAACGGTGGGGTAAGAGCCCACCGCGGTCGGCATAAGTCGAGTGGCATGGCATGCCCTCCGTGATGCAAGGCCAAATAGGCATCCGATACTGATGGCTTTTCAGTGGATGCGGGTAGGCTGCTTGAGAAAAGTGGTAACGCTTTTCCAAGAGAGATGTTCCATCGCGACAGAACCCGGCTTACAGGCCCACCCAGTTTAAAAAAAGGAGGTCCACTATGGGGGTACTTCCTATAGATTTCCAGGTTCTATTCTCAAAGATTGGCGAACATTCTGAATTAGTGGCCAGACAACAGCAGGTCTCACAGTCAGGACAGATTCAAGCTCGTGAACAAGCTCATCAAAAAAGTATCGAGATCAATCATACCGTATCCCAGCTTGATGCGTATGCCCAGGACTTTACCAAAGTTGATCCAGAGGCTTCCTCTTCACAATCCTATGAACAACCCACAAAACAGTCATCCTCTCCCCAGCAAACAACCCCCGAAAAACACGAAGCACCTCTCGAGGAAGGCAAAGGTCAAATCATTGATATCATTGACTAATCCTCAAAAGATGAGGGAAGGGCATTGATCCTGGACGATAAAAATTCCTTTTTTGAACAGATTTTTCCCAGAAAATAGATATAAAATTTCTCCGTCTCTACTACCTCACCTTTGTATTCATCCACTAAACGGAGATAAAAGGCGGGGGTACGTTCATTGTTTTTTGATGTTCGCCAGCAAAGTCCCCCAAAATGTTTGTAAATCGTACGTATCACCGTTGATCCGATACCAATACCTTCATAATCCTGACGGGTAAAGAGCTTGCACATATAGGGGGCTTCTTCAAGGAGGTAAACCACTGCTCCCCCTTTTTGAAGACTATCCAGATACACGAGA
This sequence is a window from Thermospira aquatica. Protein-coding genes within it:
- a CDS encoding alpha-amylase C-terminal beta-sheet domain-containing protein; its protein translation is MFLKTLQKFFLVLTFIGILIIGWLSSCTTEAINTLQNSDTTPPVVFLSALNTGASSCNVTVSYSDDTGVIKVELLILSASFTTNVSYVPSSPQKEGSHTFSVTLPTGTYNVAATAQDAAANIGTSVTTNITISANDTTPPTITIFSPSNEQTVGVSLDLVVSLSDNGILSQLWYQLNSTNWSSIPLHTPSTNLTIPLSLQNGTNSIFLYATDEAGNTSTTNTLTLYASDEIPSVEITYPANGLITNSSSISVWGTASVASGSLSITTVQISLDGNTWLTATGTTMWSNLVGCNEGTNTIRVRAISSTSKTNQTQIFIIVDTQRPLAWFSFPTNSGTVSNTTVVATGGASDNGGTGVAGTYVKIDSENFFLVGTSSFSHTFSNLNEGNHSLSVYSKDIAGNISLTNSIAFSVALSQTDTNTNGYREYTNIHYNGDGYDILLQGFHWASTNGNWWNEIANKAEEIRTAGFTMVWLPPLSDCGDNNGYLPREWYNLSSKYGNGTQLSNAITSLKNAELKIIADIVINHRVGTYNWADFSNPAFPDNKAAVCSDDEWGQGTGASDTGEGYNAGRDLDHSNPNVRATIITWMKWLRQIGFDGWRYDYVKGYNPYYNSNYNEATKAYFSVGELWPDITGDYYASGANINYHRQALMNWIDASGGRSTVFDFTTKWQLMLAVERTEYWRLKDPDGKPIGAIGWWPAMSVTFIDNHDTGYSPGGGQHHWPFPQDKREIGYAYILTHPGIPSVYWYDFFDGGSYLKTVITNLIAIRKNQGIHATSPITILKAEATEYVALINSNTIVKLGPGMSFNTNWTLAASGTDWAVWTQ